Genomic window (Drosophila albomicans strain 15112-1751.03 chromosome X, ASM965048v2, whole genome shotgun sequence):
tcagcattatcattattattatcgctctctcaatatatgtatatatatcgtataactattagtatatgtataatttggGATATATACTGTTGTGGTTCGtttcattttactttaacACATCAActcgattttttgttttataaattactagaatatatgtatattctattATAATACTCGCTTaatttgcttctttttttttttgtaaaaaaatatatatatatgctatatattatctatgtataatctatataaataaagaacaaaaagtCTCTTTGCCTTACGTCTAGTGTCACGCTGGATTGGATTGGATTTTTAgctttttctttcatttcttttttcttttcttgaagttttaacatttataattcacaataataataataaaaaaaaaaaaaaacaaaaataaaaaaaaaacagacaaaccAGATAATGCAGCAGATCGATATCTTAAATACATAGCTTTCGCTTCTCCTTTGATAGTGTGCAAGTAAGTTTCTAGTTTATGTAAGTCTTAAGGATGCTGTCAATGTTTTGGTATTGGCATTTAATACAAACGATATAactacttgtgtgtgtgtgtgtgtgttgtgtctattcgtgtgcgtgtatgtgtatgtattagtgtacgtgtgtgtgagtgtgaggaGTGTTTAGAGTTTAAGTTCTTATGAGAGGTATGCAGGCACGGCGATTATCTGAAAAAATAACGAACCAgattttatactatatttctatatctatatcgGGCTTGAGAGCACCCGCGACTTACTTTACTTAGCTAAACGAACCACTCTAAtccacaccaaaaaaaaaaaatgctaataaAACCAGCTCCCCAAAAGCAGTTACGATTAGATTCACTTATAACTATCTCTAAATTACTAGATACTAGATGATGATGCATACTTAtgtaatttgtgtgtgtgtgtgtgtgttattagCGAAACCTTAAGACTCCTTAGACAACTTAGTTTagtttacatacatatatatatagtaggtATATGAAAATCAGTCGGACATTGTCGGAtccacaaaaaatactatcgTTATcgtacaaatatgtataacatTTGATTATTGAATAGAGCGCATATTCCCTTTTTGCTACTCATATCTCATAACAACTATGCcctatgtatagtatatatcgCTTATTTGCTCAAACGTTTGTCATAAATCGTTTTAACCGAGGTAATGAACCCCGAAAAATATTAGTCATATCATGACTGCATCGCTACAAAGTTtacatttgtttcatttcaagCATTTTAACATGACAATGTTTTAGTCATTAAGCGATATACACCTTAGAATAGTTTATTTTACAAGTATCGTAAGTATTATCCCTAACATTGTGTTCTGTTTTCATTGGCATGTTGTGGAGATGTTGTTGAGAGTGTAAAATATGTCtacaatttaacaatttgtcGTTTGTGATGTGTTCAATTTATGTGCAGCATCAATACAAATacttttccacacacacaaacacattcacaATCACACGTTACATGCATTAATTAAAGtgaatacaataatattttgataagCTACTGAAACTGTTTGCTTATTAACATTTTCGACTCCTTGCCCAGCAAGAAGACAGACTACACATATTATTacttatcaatttaaatacatatttactgCCACAATTTCGCTTAGCTtccagacaaaaaaaaaaaaaaaaattaagtaaattaaacagcttaaaaaacgaacgaaaaagaATTGTGTTCGTTAAGCGAGCTACATTTGTTTCgttattaacaaaattactTTCAgatataaaattttgttgaagcCACATTTTCAGCTAACCACTAAAGCTGCGACATATTCTTAAGTTATATAAGATAAGATATATAGCTGATATTTTGGTTGCTATTTGTCATTTTGtaatgggcgtggcagtaACCTCCCAGCATTCCTTAAGTGAATCTCTCTACATGAGTGTGATTGGTACATTTACTGTGCGTGTCTGtgagatgtgtgtgtgtgtgaaagtatATGCTTGAAAGTCTTTatgggtgtgcgtgtgtatgtgtggagATCTCTTTGCTGATGTGATGTGAGTTATGTGCGCATGTTTTTGATGATATTTAGCATGGTGTATTATGGTTTATGTGCTGTTGAGGATGACGGTTGGCGGGAGTTTGGTGATGGATGGAGATTCTTGCTTAGTCTCTTTTTGgattctagttgttgttgttgctgttgttgttggttggttttGATGTTGTGTTTCGTGTCTATGTGTGTAGTGTGTAGCTCTAACTTTTAACTGATAGTAATTACCTTGTCATCGTTATCAGATTCCTCATTGCTGCCCACTTCGCTGCCATTCTCGGAGCCCTCCTTGACGGCCGCCTTGATGATCTTCTCCTGACGATCCATGGCACTGCTGCGATGGCGTGTCTTTTTCCACGAATAATAGTACTTGACCAGGCTGGCTATTGATTTATCCGGCAGCTAttcacaacaaacaacaattagtTGATATTATCAACATCAACTATGAATATATAACTATGTTTCTTACCATTTGACGTATGCGATGGAAACTCTTGCCGTGAAACTGAAATGCCTGCTCGAAGAGCACTTTGTCCTCGGTGGTCCATTCGTCGGGGAACGGCGTAAAATTGGCCAAATCCATGACGGCACGCTCCAGATCATGCTTATGCCAGAATAACATGCCCAACGCTTGCTCTCCATTGTAACCGTACTTTTCCTTGGCCACCGAAATGTATTCCTCAACTATTTACAAATACAGAGAGAGTTGTTAAGTGTGTTTAAAGGAAATGTGGAAGCAGCTAACGTACGTTTCATATCCGGTATCTCTTTGGTGGGCGACCACACCAGCAAGGCGCGCTCATTCATCAGCTCGGGACGACGATCGGGTTCAGCCACCAGCTGTGGACACACCGCCTGATAATCGCGACCCACGCGTATTTTCTCTGCAATGCCAAAtgagatacatatatattaatatgaagAGGATCTTAAATTGAAGTGTTTACAACTTACCCTCGTATTCCGACTGCTTGGCTTTGGATTTGCCATTTCgctttgttgctgcaacagggaataagtttgttaaatatatattttatcgagtTATTTATGTGCACATCACACTCACAATTGTCATCGTCTGAACTTTCCGGTGTGCCCGCACCCGGTGCGGCTGTTGCCTTGTCATTAGCTGTGGCATTGTTACCAACATGGCCACCTACACCAACTccgccgccaccaccgccgccgccaccgccgccgccaccgcctccGATGCCGCCCGAGGCGTTATGAGCATTGGCAGCGCCTCCGACGCCGCCGCCACCAGCGTTTGAGTGCGTATTGGGGCTGGGTCCACGTGAGCGGCGGCCATTGCGCACAATGTCGCCGGTGTTGCGCTCGGACAACACCATTTTGTCGCGTATGAGCTGAGCGCGTTTATTTTGCTTCTCCAGTGTGATGCCTTTTTATTTCACGCCTGCTACCGTGTCAAAAAGAAGCCGTCGAgtaaaactgcaaactgcaaggcaacaaaaaaaaaaaaagaaacatacattcatatgtatacacacacacacataatgcAATCAAAATGCTGCTAGTTCATTAGAAACTCCACACATACAAACTCACACAATAactacacacaacacaacactaAACTACACTACACTACAAATCAGCACAGAATaggagagagaaaagaagaagaggaaaaagaaaaattgtattaaatagaAACTCGGCAGCGTTCGCAGCGCAGCATTCGAGTGTAGtaggcaaacagcaaacgagTCGCACTTTTGCCGACAACGAGCGTCGTAGTGTGCTGTCAAACAGCgttttatatgtgtgtgtattggtgtgtaCTGCTTGCATGGCTCTTGCGGCTGTATGCGTACGCGAGAGTATGCGTGCATGCGTGTGCGTGTTCGTTCCtgtgtgcgtatgtatgtgtgtccgCTGCTGTTGGTCAAAGCAGCTGAGAGAAGAGATGCATAGGCAAAGTGCACATTTTTCCCAACGCCACCCAAAAAAAATGGCAATCTCGTCCAGCGCTTACCTTAAATGCAGTCCGTAGCAGCAACCAAGAGGCGAATGAATAaagcaagaaagaaaaaggaaaGACGCGCGTTCCCGAGAGCAGCGCCTCACAAAAGAAATACGCGGGTATGAgctgcgctgctgttgttgctgcgacgGCTGCTTTCGCTTATGtatttacacaatttaaaaaaccaATTACAACACGCAGCAGAAGCGGCCAACGTTACATTTAGACATTTGGCAGCAGCGCGTTTGCAACTTGGTTGAgtttatggtttttttttttttaattttttggaaACGGAGGACGCAAGCACAACGGCCAAGGCGACAACGGGGTTGTTGCGCGCAGGTAACTAAAACCTAAACTGAAACGCGAAAAAAAATCTCGCGTACGACAATTCGACATCGGCCGTTCACAGCACACTTTTGCCGATAACAACCGCTGTGTAGCTTTGTCTGTCGTTGGGTCcgtatatttttactatatgGCTTAATTGCACACTTAATTAATTACCTTGTTTGCAATTACAGAAATTAGATCGTCACAATTATACACagttaacaaatattaatttatattttgtataattcgCATTAAAATCCACACAAGAGccgaaattaatttaaactgtGGCTGTAACACGCAGAGTTGTAAAAGACATTATCGATATACTGTGGAGTGCCATAACGATAAGTTTTGGTGCTTGGTGATGCCAATATCAATATTCactc
Coding sequences:
- the LOC117578323 gene encoding REST corepressor isoform X4, whose amino-acid sequence is MVLSERNTGDIVRNGRRSRGPSPNTHSNAGGGGVGGAANAHNASGGIGGGGGGGGGGGGGGGVGVGGHVGNNATANDKATAAPGAGTPESSDDDNSTKRNGKSKAKQSEYEEKIRVGRDYQAVCPQLVAEPDRRPELMNERALLVWSPTKEIPDMKLEEYISVAKEKYGYNGEQALGMLFWHKHDLERAVMDLANFTPFPDEWTTEDKVLFEQAFQFHGKSFHRIRQMLPDKSIASLVKYYYSWKKTRHRSSAMDRQEKIIKAAVKEGSENGSEVGSNEESDNDDKIIAVPAYLS